One window from the genome of Archaeoglobus neptunius encodes:
- a CDS encoding flavodoxin family protein yields MVELYFFSFTGNCKKVAEWIAEHLGIEAREIISPKLPYPVWLFLSFIPCIGIRSKFRKPEGEKIILCFPKWTLNCPPVTYFLKKCSDGRELYLIICYGGFDEKRYAKFYCRFLQKRARSVEYLLVRRKMIKENPENAKKIIFKWLQRI; encoded by the coding sequence ATGGTAGAACTTTATTTCTTCAGCTTTACCGGTAATTGCAAAAAGGTGGCTGAATGGATAGCAGAACATCTCGGAATAGAGGCCCGGGAAATAATTTCACCAAAGCTGCCCTACCCTGTCTGGCTCTTTTTGTCCTTCATCCCCTGCATTGGGATCAGGAGCAAGTTCAGAAAACCGGAGGGTGAAAAAATAATTCTGTGTTTCCCGAAGTGGACTCTAAACTGTCCACCAGTAACCTACTTTTTAAAGAAATGTTCAGATGGCAGAGAACTCTATCTCATCATCTGCTACGGTGGGTTTGATGAGAAAAGGTATGCGAAGTTTTACTGCAGATTCCTCCAGAAAAGAGCCAGAAGCGTCGAGTATTTACTTGTAAGGAGAAAAATGATCAAAGAAAACCCGGAAAATGCAAAGAAAATTATTTTCAAATGGCTTCAGAGGATTTAG
- a CDS encoding aconitase X catalytic domain-containing protein, producing the protein MYLTREEEEMLNGDDETISRCMEILIAAGEANEAERLVKVKSAHISGVSFDNIGEGGLEWLESLRGRVIIPATLNPAGMDLNRWREMGIDDEFYNNQIRVLRVFENLGVDISLSCTPYYLNPPEFGDHLAWAESNAIVYANSIIGARTNRECGPTAIAAALTGRIPYYGLHIKENRAPSITVKVSGNIAAAGYLIGRELKDHIPLIIFDRNVSEAELKLFGAAIAATGNTAMFHAKDITPEWKDFEIPSETIEIHGSLESACDPDLITVGCPHTSKEELETILKLMDGRMAKKEFWVFTSRKVSAENPEIVRKLEALGVKVLNDTCMVVSPATDRFRCVMVNSGKAFHYLTLKRSVEVSFGDLKECVEAAVKP; encoded by the coding sequence ATGTATCTAACGAGAGAAGAGGAGGAGATGCTGAACGGCGATGATGAAACGATCAGCAGGTGCATGGAGATTCTAATAGCAGCAGGAGAAGCAAACGAGGCTGAAAGACTCGTTAAGGTCAAATCTGCCCATATCTCGGGCGTTAGCTTTGATAACATCGGTGAAGGTGGATTGGAGTGGCTCGAATCTTTAAGAGGCAGAGTAATAATCCCCGCAACGCTGAACCCTGCCGGAATGGACCTGAACAGATGGAGAGAAATGGGGATCGATGATGAATTCTACAACAATCAGATCAGAGTTCTGAGGGTGTTCGAGAATCTTGGTGTTGACATCTCCCTGTCCTGCACTCCATATTATCTCAATCCTCCGGAATTTGGGGACCATCTGGCATGGGCTGAGAGTAACGCAATTGTCTACGCCAACTCAATCATCGGGGCAAGAACAAACAGGGAATGTGGCCCAACAGCGATTGCGGCAGCATTAACTGGCAGAATACCATACTACGGACTGCACATCAAAGAGAACAGGGCACCATCTATTACCGTTAAGGTCAGCGGAAACATAGCTGCCGCCGGTTACCTGATTGGAAGAGAGCTGAAGGATCACATCCCTCTGATCATCTTTGACAGAAACGTGAGCGAAGCTGAACTCAAGCTGTTCGGCGCAGCAATTGCGGCGACCGGAAACACTGCCATGTTCCACGCAAAGGATATAACCCCCGAATGGAAGGATTTTGAAATACCGTCTGAAACGATCGAAATCCATGGATCGCTTGAAAGTGCATGCGATCCCGATCTCATCACCGTGGGATGCCCCCATACCTCGAAAGAGGAACTTGAGACCATTCTTAAGCTTATGGATGGAAGAATGGCAAAAAAAGAATTCTGGGTGTTCACATCCAGAAAAGTTTCGGCCGAGAATCCAGAGATCGTCAGAAAACTTGAAGCTCTGGGAGTTAAAGTTCTTAACGATACATGCATGGTTGTATCACCAGCAACCGACAGGTTCAGATGCGTTATGGTCAACTCGGGCAAGGCATTTCACTACCTGACACTGAAAAGAAGTGTTGAAGTGTCCTTTGGAGACCTGAAAGAATGCGTTGAGGCTGCCGTAAAACCGTAA
- a CDS encoding hydrolase → MSLVVIDIQEKLAPHIADINNVLKNTKKLILALKALDVPVVVTEQIKLGRTVDEIAELTESRPIVKSTFSCFKSEEFRNSISGRRVVLTGIETHICVLQTAIDMKKEGYDVYVAADCTGSRRGYDREIALKRMQSEGIKLTTSESIIYELMETAEHPAFKEVLNIVKSL, encoded by the coding sequence ATGTCTCTGGTGGTGATAGATATACAGGAAAAGCTCGCACCGCACATTGCAGACATCAATAATGTTTTGAAAAACACGAAAAAGCTTATACTGGCGTTGAAAGCTCTTGATGTCCCCGTTGTCGTAACGGAGCAGATAAAGCTCGGCAGAACGGTGGATGAAATTGCAGAACTGACGGAGTCAAGACCCATTGTAAAGTCGACATTCAGTTGCTTCAAAAGTGAGGAGTTCAGAAACTCCATCAGCGGAAGACGGGTGGTTCTTACCGGCATCGAAACTCACATCTGCGTTCTTCAAACGGCAATTGATATGAAAAAAGAAGGTTATGATGTATATGTTGCGGCAGATTGCACGGGCTCGAGGAGGGGGTATGACAGGGAAATAGCTCTGAAACGAATGCAAAGCGAAGGGATAAAGCTGACGACGTCAGAGAGCATCATATATGAGCTCATGGAAACCGCCGAACACCCGGCATTTAAAGAGGTATTAAATATTGTCAAATCTCTCTAA
- a CDS encoding alpha/beta fold hydrolase: protein MERIEADVDAVRLSFLKGKDRKVVYIHGSGCDATLWKNQLKAVGGYAVDLPNHGKSCSAEIRDIDDYAYFVAKAVKKLFGKAVIAGHSLGGAVAQKIYLNHPKVVEGLILIGTGVRLRVLPEILRGLKERPDETSKLVSEYSFANRNMAEEFSEIFRARPDLLRKDLLICDKFDLLEKYRNGEIRIDVPVLIVVGEKDRLTPVKYAEFLKKHISNSELVIIEDAGHMVMLERPEGLNDAMGRFLERFDNI, encoded by the coding sequence ATGGAAAGAATCGAAGCTGACGTGGATGCGGTCAGGCTGTCTTTTCTAAAGGGCAAAGACAGGAAAGTTGTTTACATCCACGGCTCCGGATGTGATGCCACACTCTGGAAAAATCAACTGAAAGCCGTTGGGGGGTATGCAGTAGACCTGCCGAACCATGGGAAAAGTTGCAGTGCTGAGATACGTGATATAGACGACTACGCCTACTTTGTGGCTAAAGCCGTAAAAAAGCTTTTTGGAAAGGCGGTGATTGCCGGACACAGTCTTGGCGGGGCTGTTGCTCAGAAAATATATCTGAACCACCCCAAGGTTGTTGAGGGGCTCATCCTCATTGGAACCGGTGTAAGACTTCGTGTACTTCCTGAAATTCTCAGAGGACTAAAAGAGAGGCCTGACGAGACCTCTAAACTGGTTTCAGAGTACTCTTTTGCCAACAGAAATATGGCCGAGGAGTTTTCAGAGATATTCAGGGCCAGACCGGATTTGCTCAGAAAGGATTTGCTCATTTGCGATAAGTTCGATCTTCTGGAGAAATACAGAAATGGCGAAATAAGGATAGATGTGCCAGTACTGATAGTCGTTGGCGAGAAGGACCGGCTGACTCCGGTAAAGTACGCAGAATTTCTAAAGAAGCACATCTCGAACTCTGAACTTGTGATAATAGAAGATGCTGGTCATATGGTTATGCTTGAAAGGCCTGAGGGTCTGAACGATGCAATGGGGAGATTTTTAGAGAGATTTGACAATATTTAA
- a CDS encoding restriction endonuclease, translated as MKWQEFEEKVREICSAHGFKTEFRFVFRDELGKGEIDVIAERYGITLCIDAKLYSPSRYRASQIRREAQKHIQRCERFSALTGKEAVPVLVTFIDDWIRYHDGCIIVPFNSLNDFLSEVHYYLAEFGYL; from the coding sequence ATGAAGTGGCAGGAATTTGAGGAAAAAGTCAGGGAAATATGCAGCGCTCATGGTTTTAAAACCGAGTTCAGGTTTGTGTTCAGGGATGAGCTTGGAAAAGGAGAAATTGACGTGATTGCAGAAAGGTATGGTATAACTCTCTGCATAGATGCAAAACTTTACTCACCATCTCGCTACAGGGCTTCGCAGATAAGAAGGGAGGCCCAAAAGCACATACAGAGGTGTGAACGTTTCTCAGCTTTAACCGGAAAGGAGGCTGTACCCGTACTTGTCACCTTTATAGACGACTGGATAAGGTACCATGACGGATGTATAATCGTTCCATTCAATTCTCTCAACGATTTTCTTTCCGAGGTCCACTACTATCTGGCAGAGTTCGGGTATCTCTGA
- the aroE gene encoding shikimate dehydrogenase, whose protein sequence is MMYLGVIGYPIRHSVSPAMHNAALKKAGIEGVYLAFEVRPEMIKDAIFGARALGFAGLNVTIPFKEEVADFLTLEGHAALLKAVNTVDLREMVGYNTDVYGVKRSFSDLDVGGKTALVVGAGGAGKAAALALVELGATVIITNRTESRGMEAVELIRRHGECIFYPFERVGELSGKVDILVNATPLGMKGFAQALPVPAKILKPGMIVFDTVYNPVDTPLIRSAREAGCRVIYGIEMLVHQGARAFEIWTGIKPDVDVMREAAIKALKNSFIHSA, encoded by the coding sequence ATGATGTATCTGGGTGTGATCGGCTACCCCATAAGACACTCTGTCTCACCTGCAATGCATAACGCAGCTTTGAAAAAAGCGGGAATAGAGGGGGTTTACCTGGCTTTTGAGGTTAGACCTGAAATGATAAAGGATGCCATTTTCGGAGCCAGGGCCCTTGGCTTTGCAGGTCTGAATGTAACGATACCTTTCAAGGAGGAGGTCGCAGATTTTCTAACTCTTGAGGGTCATGCGGCATTGTTGAAGGCAGTCAACACTGTCGATTTGAGGGAGATGGTCGGGTACAACACCGATGTGTATGGTGTGAAGAGGTCATTTTCCGACTTGGATGTAGGGGGGAAGACTGCTCTGGTTGTTGGAGCTGGTGGTGCAGGGAAAGCAGCAGCCCTCGCACTGGTTGAACTTGGTGCGACTGTTATTATTACAAACAGAACAGAGTCAAGAGGGATGGAAGCGGTGGAGTTGATCAGAAGGCATGGAGAATGTATTTTTTATCCCTTTGAGAGAGTGGGTGAGTTGAGCGGGAAAGTAGACATTCTCGTTAATGCAACACCGTTGGGAATGAAGGGCTTTGCTCAGGCCCTCCCAGTTCCAGCGAAAATCCTGAAACCCGGAATGATTGTTTTTGACACGGTTTACAATCCTGTGGACACCCCGCTTATAAGGTCAGCGAGGGAGGCTGGTTGCAGAGTTATTTACGGCATTGAGATGCTCGTTCATCAGGGCGCAAGGGCATTTGAGATATGGACTGGCATCAAACCGGATGTTGATGTGATGAGAGAGGCAGCGATAAAAGCATTAAAAAACAGTTTTATTCACAGCGCCTGA
- the speE gene encoding spermidine synthase yields MDWFIEYYNGSGLAVRVVKKLAEIEGIQKVEVYETESLGKMLVIDGKIQLTEFDEAFYHEMLVHVPMLSHPNPKKVGIIGGGDGGALREVLKHDVSRVVLIDIDRNVIEFCKKFLKIDRGAFDDERVEIVVSDGKEFLKQSEKFDVILVDSTDPVGVSDTLFDREFFELARSKCDVFCCQSQSPLVQKEYFKKLLENSSVFEKRTVFLASVPTYPMAIWSFILAGNFDFAEDRFEKIRGKTHHYNPDVHRAAFALPEWMKKEVEGCI; encoded by the coding sequence ATGGATTGGTTCATCGAGTACTACAACGGCAGTGGACTGGCAGTCAGGGTTGTTAAAAAGCTCGCTGAAATAGAAGGGATTCAGAAAGTTGAGGTGTACGAAACCGAATCTCTGGGAAAAATGCTTGTAATCGACGGAAAAATCCAGCTCACCGAGTTTGATGAGGCTTTCTATCATGAAATGCTGGTTCACGTACCCATGCTCTCCCATCCGAACCCCAAAAAAGTTGGAATAATTGGAGGTGGAGACGGAGGTGCTTTGAGAGAGGTACTCAAGCATGACGTCAGCAGGGTCGTGCTGATCGATATTGATCGGAATGTTATTGAATTCTGCAAAAAATTTCTCAAAATAGACAGGGGAGCATTCGACGATGAGAGGGTGGAAATCGTGGTGTCTGACGGAAAAGAGTTCTTAAAGCAGAGCGAGAAATTTGACGTTATTCTCGTGGACAGCACAGATCCTGTGGGAGTGAGCGATACTCTCTTTGACAGAGAGTTTTTCGAACTTGCCAGAAGCAAATGTGATGTTTTCTGCTGCCAGTCACAATCTCCTCTTGTTCAGAAGGAATACTTCAAGAAACTTCTGGAAAACTCATCCGTGTTTGAGAAAAGGACGGTGTTTCTGGCTTCAGTGCCAACATATCCGATGGCTATCTGGAGTTTTATTCTTGCCGGTAATTTTGATTTTGCGGAAGATAGATTTGAAAAAATCAGAGGAAAAACGCACCATTACAATCCAGATGTTCACAGGGCAGCCTTCGCATTACCTGAATGGATGAAAAAGGAGGTTGAGGGATGTATCTAA
- the gatC gene encoding Asp-tRNA(Asn)/Glu-tRNA(Gln) amidotransferase subunit GatC → MVSLEEVYHTAELAKIEITGEEAEKFSREFESILDYFNILDEVEEDVEPTFQVLPLRNVFRDDDPGECLSQDDALKNARHKEDGYFKGPRVVE, encoded by the coding sequence ATGGTATCACTGGAGGAGGTTTATCACACTGCAGAACTGGCGAAGATAGAAATCACCGGGGAGGAGGCAGAGAAATTCAGCAGGGAATTTGAGAGCATTCTGGATTACTTCAATATCCTTGATGAGGTTGAGGAGGATGTTGAGCCCACCTTTCAGGTTTTGCCTCTCAGAAACGTTTTCAGGGACGATGATCCCGGTGAGTGTTTGAGTCAGGATGATGCTTTAAAGAACGCAAGGCATAAGGAGGATGGGTATTTTAAAGGACCGAGGGTGGTCGAGTGA
- a CDS encoding AF2331 family protein yields the protein MPTYIFSRDAFIRFLEAHLDEDVVVVVSSDITDFKKERTDSMVGEKDYYFMEFAVAGDLFQVDEEGVDELMKYAIIFVEKELLSEVGKKAVR from the coding sequence ATGCCAACCTACATTTTCAGCAGGGATGCGTTCATAAGGTTTCTGGAGGCTCATCTGGACGAAGATGTGGTTGTGGTGGTTTCTAGCGATATCACCGATTTCAAAAAGGAAAGGACAGACTCCATGGTCGGTGAGAAAGACTACTATTTCATGGAGTTTGCCGTCGCCGGCGATTTGTTTCAGGTGGATGAAGAGGGCGTGGACGAGCTTATGAAATATGCCATAATTTTCGTTGAGAAAGAACTGCTCAGCGAGGTCGGTAAAAAAGCGGTAAGATGA
- the gatA gene encoding Asp-tRNA(Asn)/Glu-tRNA(Gln) amidotransferase subunit GatA: protein MEIVEEHGCYDAVSGLIEKIEKSRLNAYITVCKEDALKLAEKYDRGELKGRLAGIPVAVKDNITTKGVKTTCASKMLSNYEPVFDAHVVERLKAEGAIIIGKTNMDEFAMGTTTETSYYGVVRNPHDLERVAGGSSGGSAAVIAADEAVLALGSDTGGSIRCPASFCGVYGLKPTYGLVSRYGLIPYANSLEQIGPMADSIEDLALLLEVIAGKDARDSTNAGREFRFVQERRKLRVGVIKEMGGNDDVLGRFDEVVGELSRIHEVGEVSMPSFRYALAAYYIIAMSEASSNLARYDGVRYGFALDKLDSWRRYFSKVRAEGFGEEVKRRIMLGSYALSAGYYGKYYLKAQKVRTLVINDFKKAFEKYDVLISPTMPALPFKIGELADPLTMYKADVNTVPVNLAGLPALNVPVGFIKGLPVGMQVIGRHFSENLLLNFGKEVSELLG, encoded by the coding sequence ATGGAAATCGTCGAGGAACATGGTTGCTACGATGCTGTGTCCGGACTCATTGAGAAAATAGAAAAGAGCAGGCTGAATGCCTACATCACAGTTTGCAAGGAGGATGCCCTCAAACTGGCTGAAAAATACGACAGGGGGGAGCTGAAAGGGAGACTTGCAGGTATACCGGTTGCAGTAAAGGACAACATCACGACGAAAGGTGTGAAAACGACGTGTGCTTCTAAAATGCTCAGCAATTACGAGCCTGTTTTTGATGCCCACGTGGTAGAGAGGTTAAAGGCTGAGGGAGCGATAATAATCGGGAAGACAAACATGGACGAATTTGCGATGGGCACCACAACGGAAACGAGCTACTACGGGGTTGTACGAAATCCTCATGACTTGGAAAGGGTTGCAGGGGGGAGCAGCGGAGGTAGTGCTGCGGTGATTGCAGCGGATGAAGCTGTGCTGGCACTGGGCAGTGACACCGGCGGTAGCATACGCTGTCCGGCCAGTTTTTGCGGTGTTTACGGTTTGAAGCCAACCTACGGGCTGGTTTCAAGGTACGGTCTAATTCCTTACGCCAACTCGCTTGAACAGATTGGCCCGATGGCTGACAGCATCGAAGACCTCGCCTTGCTGCTGGAGGTCATAGCTGGAAAAGATGCCAGAGACTCAACAAATGCAGGAAGGGAGTTCAGGTTTGTTCAGGAGAGGAGAAAACTCAGGGTTGGAGTGATAAAGGAGATGGGGGGCAATGATGATGTCCTCGGCAGATTCGACGAGGTGGTTGGAGAACTCTCCAGAATTCATGAGGTTGGAGAGGTCAGCATGCCCTCGTTCCGGTATGCTCTTGCGGCGTACTATATAATTGCCATGAGCGAAGCCTCGTCAAACCTTGCAAGGTATGATGGTGTAAGATACGGTTTTGCCCTTGACAAACTGGACTCCTGGAGGAGATACTTCTCTAAGGTAAGGGCAGAAGGATTCGGAGAGGAGGTTAAGCGAAGGATTATGCTCGGAAGTTACGCCCTTTCTGCTGGTTACTACGGAAAATACTACCTGAAAGCCCAGAAGGTCAGAACGCTGGTTATAAACGATTTCAAAAAGGCGTTTGAAAAATATGATGTACTGATCTCCCCAACAATGCCAGCCTTACCATTCAAAATTGGTGAGCTTGCCGACCCCCTTACAATGTACAAAGCAGATGTGAACACAGTTCCTGTAAACCTTGCTGGCCTGCCAGCACTAAACGTTCCGGTAGGCTTCATTAAGGGCCTTCCTGTTGGGATGCAGGTTATTGGCCGCCACTTCTCCGAAAATCTTTTGCTGAACTTTGGAAAGGAGGTTTCAGAGCTTCTGGGTTAA